Proteins from one Cicer arietinum cultivar CDC Frontier isolate Library 1 chromosome 3, Cicar.CDCFrontier_v2.0, whole genome shotgun sequence genomic window:
- the LOC101506284 gene encoding dirigent protein 17 isoform X2: MEENGNKQESNASATGVYELPGEPAVVINGVPEIVPGCSAVPSGNASSIVGTHGNLGLGEWFVGRDVLKLFKGNYFSGKVTDYEKESGWYRVLYEDGDSEDLDWQELKEVLRPLDVTISLKTLAQRVIRKNISI; the protein is encoded by the exons ATGGAAGAGAACGGAAATAAGCAGGAATCGAATGCTTCTGCAACTGGGGTTTATGAGTTACCTGGAGAGCCTGCTGTTGTGATTAACGGGGTGCCTGAAATAGTACCCGGTTGCAGCGCTGTTCCTTCCGGTAATGCTTCGAGCATTGTTGGAACACATGGGAATTTGGGTTTGGGCGAATGGTTCGTAGGGAGGGACGTCCTAAAGTTGTTTAAGGGAAATTATTTCTCGGGTAAAGTAACTGATTATGAGAAAGAATCTGGGTGGTATAGGGTTCTATATGAAGATGGTGACTCTGAAGATCTTGATTGGCAGGAGTTGAAGGAGGTTCTTCGTCCTTTGGATGTTACAATCTCACTTAAGACATTGGCGCAGAGGGTTATTCGAAAAA ATATATCAATATAA
- the LOC101506284 gene encoding dirigent protein 17 isoform X1, with translation MEENGNKQESNASATGVYELPGEPAVVINGVPEIVPGCSAVPSGNASSIVGTHGNLGLGEWFVGRDVLKLFKGNYFSGKVTDYEKESGWYRVLYEDGDSEDLDWQELKEVLRPLDVTISLKTLAQRVIRKSKKPIHKSGKNGDHSENLQTKKRRTKGY, from the coding sequence ATGGAAGAGAACGGAAATAAGCAGGAATCGAATGCTTCTGCAACTGGGGTTTATGAGTTACCTGGAGAGCCTGCTGTTGTGATTAACGGGGTGCCTGAAATAGTACCCGGTTGCAGCGCTGTTCCTTCCGGTAATGCTTCGAGCATTGTTGGAACACATGGGAATTTGGGTTTGGGCGAATGGTTCGTAGGGAGGGACGTCCTAAAGTTGTTTAAGGGAAATTATTTCTCGGGTAAAGTAACTGATTATGAGAAAGAATCTGGGTGGTATAGGGTTCTATATGAAGATGGTGACTCTGAAGATCTTGATTGGCAGGAGTTGAAGGAGGTTCTTCGTCCTTTGGATGTTACAATCTCACTTAAGACATTGGCGCAGAGGGTTATTCGAAAAAGTAAGAAACCTATTCATAAATCTGGAAAGAATGGTGACCATTCAGAAAatctccaaaccaaaaagaggAGAACAAAAGGATACTAG